A DNA window from Agarivorans sp. TSD2052 contains the following coding sequences:
- a CDS encoding GTP-binding protein, with the protein MRQDRHKKPLEQFASQGAIQLGASATLVSAQELVDSGYKEHQNLQAQLAMADMIVATKTGLHQDTDLHALNDCLLVHGEQNKPQVSS; encoded by the coding sequence TTGCGACAAGATAGACACAAAAAACCACTAGAGCAATTCGCCAGCCAAGGAGCCATTCAGCTAGGCGCTAGCGCCACATTGGTTAGCGCCCAAGAGCTTGTTGACTCAGGTTATAAAGAACATCAAAACCTTCAGGCTCAATTAGCGATGGCAGATATGATTGTGGCAACTAAAACAGGCCTGCATCAAGATACAGACCTACATGCCTTAAATGATTGCTTGCTCGTGCATGGCGAGCAAAACAAGCCGCAGGTTAGCAGCTAG
- a CDS encoding sulfite exporter TauE/SafE family protein, giving the protein MDFSLWHGALLLTVGVLAGGINTLAGGGSNLTLPALMVMGMPAELANATNRVGIFLQCLTGVVGFNKHGKLDTQDVAPILWPTLVGGLLGAVAASYAPSWIIKYLLLGAMLGMAALMLVKPGVVAPEAGTVAKKVKDTPSAKWSLGLAGFYGGFVQAGVGFILVAALAGSLRYDLVRANALKLVCTLAFTSIALVVFIARGQVLWLPGLVLAVGYIIGAHYAVKFAINAAASTLKWFLFVMTLIGCIAALWL; this is encoded by the coding sequence ATGGATTTTAGTCTTTGGCATGGAGCCTTATTGCTGACGGTTGGTGTGCTTGCGGGGGGGATTAATACCTTAGCGGGGGGAGGCTCTAATTTGACCTTACCTGCGTTAATGGTCATGGGGATGCCCGCAGAGCTGGCTAATGCAACCAATCGTGTTGGTATCTTCTTACAGTGTTTAACCGGTGTAGTGGGGTTTAACAAGCACGGTAAATTAGATACCCAAGATGTCGCTCCCATTTTATGGCCAACTTTAGTAGGGGGCTTGCTGGGGGCTGTCGCGGCGTCGTATGCGCCGTCTTGGATAATTAAATATTTATTGTTAGGCGCTATGCTTGGAATGGCGGCCCTTATGTTAGTAAAACCTGGGGTGGTTGCACCTGAGGCCGGCACGGTTGCCAAAAAAGTGAAAGATACGCCGTCGGCTAAATGGAGCTTAGGCTTGGCCGGGTTTTATGGTGGTTTTGTTCAAGCTGGGGTTGGCTTTATTTTGGTTGCAGCACTCGCTGGCAGTTTACGCTACGATTTAGTTAGGGCAAATGCGCTAAAACTGGTGTGCACCTTAGCGTTTACGAGTATTGCTTTGGTGGTGTTTATAGCGAGGGGGCAAGTGCTATGGTTGCCAGGTCTTGTACTAGCGGTAGGTTATATTATTGGGGCTCACTATGCGGTAAAGTTTGCCATTAATGCAGCGGCTAGCACGCTAAAGTGGTTTCTATTTGTTATGACCCTAATTGGTTGTATCGCGGCCTTATGGCTTTGA
- a CDS encoding lipocalin family protein — MIKSMFISSVILILSACSGKPEGIEPVSNFNLDRYLGTWYEIARLDHSFERGLSHVSASYTLRGDSQVTVLNKGFSAQENQWFEAEGIAHFVETPDIAHLKVSFFRPFYGAYVVFVLDELDYQYALVAGPSREYLWLLARTPEIEHQTLSDLLQQAKAAGYDTSKLIFVDHQSETIAVHE, encoded by the coding sequence ATGATTAAATCAATGTTCATCTCTAGCGTTATTTTGATTTTGTCGGCTTGTAGTGGTAAGCCCGAAGGTATCGAACCCGTCAGCAATTTTAATCTAGATCGTTATTTAGGGACGTGGTATGAAATTGCCCGTTTAGATCACTCTTTTGAACGTGGCTTAAGCCATGTATCTGCCAGTTATACGCTGCGGGGTGATAGCCAGGTTACGGTATTGAATAAGGGCTTTTCGGCCCAAGAAAATCAGTGGTTTGAAGCTGAAGGTATCGCCCACTTTGTTGAGACACCTGATATTGCACATCTTAAAGTTTCATTTTTTAGGCCTTTCTATGGTGCTTATGTGGTGTTCGTTTTAGATGAGCTTGACTATCAATATGCATTGGTAGCCGGCCCGAGTAGAGAGTATTTATGGTTGTTAGCTCGAACACCTGAAATAGAGCATCAAACGCTAAGTGATTTGCTTCAACAGGCTAAAGCGGCGGGATATGACACCAGTAAACTGATTTTTGTTGACCATCAAAGTGAAACCATCGCAGTACATGAATGA
- a CDS encoding ferredoxin--NADP reductase, whose translation MWTEGKVIQRIDWNEELFSLRIQADISPFTAGQFIKLSEMRDGKRVARAYSLVNPPNTDYLEILAIKVEEGLLSPNLHCLAVGDTIEVSTTAAGFMVLDEVPAGKHLWLIGTGTGIGPYFSMLETPQPWQRFDKIILVYGVRQAKDLAYQTLVNDYLQRYSKQFVYQPMVTREDHAGGIRSRIPEAIENGLLEQQVGLTLDPTTSQVIMCGNPAMITDAQAILEQKGLSKNLRRKPGQITVERYW comes from the coding sequence ATGTGGACAGAGGGCAAGGTTATACAACGTATAGATTGGAACGAAGAGCTATTTAGCCTGCGTATCCAAGCTGATATTTCTCCATTTACCGCAGGCCAATTTATTAAGCTGTCTGAAATGCGCGACGGTAAGCGAGTTGCTCGAGCCTACTCTTTGGTAAATCCTCCCAATACTGACTACCTTGAAATACTGGCGATTAAAGTAGAGGAGGGGTTACTTTCACCTAATCTTCATTGTTTAGCTGTTGGCGACACGATTGAAGTATCCACGACTGCTGCTGGGTTTATGGTGTTAGATGAAGTGCCAGCAGGCAAACACTTATGGCTTATTGGTACTGGCACTGGCATTGGGCCTTATTTCTCTATGCTTGAAACCCCTCAGCCTTGGCAACGTTTTGACAAAATCATCTTGGTTTACGGTGTCAGACAGGCCAAAGATTTGGCTTACCAAACATTGGTGAATGATTACCTGCAGCGCTACTCGAAACAGTTTGTTTATCAGCCTATGGTCACGCGTGAAGATCATGCCGGTGGAATAAGAAGCCGAATCCCAGAGGCCATAGAAAATGGCCTATTAGAGCAGCAAGTTGGCCTAACATTAGATCCTACCACCTCGCAGGTGATCATGTGTGGCAACCCAGCAATGATCACCGATGCGCAAGCCATACTGGAGCAAAAGGGGCTAAGTAAAAACTTACGTCGTAAACCAGGCCAAATTACTGTTGAACGTTACTGGTAG
- the lhgO gene encoding L-2-hydroxyglutarate oxidase, protein MSYDYTIIGGGIVGLSTAWQLQQRHPKAKILLIEKEAQLAFHQTGHNSGVIHAGVYYQPGSLKAQFCKQGLKQTIAFCQQYDIAYQQCGKLLVASNTKELQRMDALSQRCIDNGIKIQQLNAQQLNDIEPNITGLGAIKVEETGIVNYQQICTKIADLFTQLGGEILLSHQVVDLAEDSQKITISTQHKTIESQYLIACGGLMADRLCRMLQLDIDFQIIPYRGEYYQLAARHNQIIKHLIYPIPDPELPFLGVHLTKMIDGSVTVGPNAVQGWSREGYNKGSFNLADTQEMLTFSGFWKVAKQHFRSGLAETKDSLFKSGYLQRVRKYCPSLTIHDLSPYPAGIRAQAVLNDGSLVHDFLFAQSPRSLHVCNAPSPAATSAFPIGAYICDKIDTKNH, encoded by the coding sequence TTGAGTTATGACTATACGATTATTGGCGGTGGTATTGTCGGTTTATCAACGGCTTGGCAGCTTCAACAACGGCACCCTAAGGCCAAAATACTGCTGATTGAAAAAGAAGCGCAATTAGCGTTTCACCAAACGGGCCATAATAGCGGCGTGATTCATGCTGGTGTTTATTACCAGCCCGGCAGCTTAAAAGCGCAATTTTGCAAGCAAGGCTTAAAGCAAACCATTGCATTCTGCCAGCAGTATGATATTGCCTACCAACAATGCGGAAAGCTATTAGTAGCAAGCAACACCAAAGAGCTACAACGCATGGACGCCTTAAGTCAACGTTGCATTGACAACGGCATCAAAATTCAGCAACTAAATGCGCAACAGCTCAATGACATAGAGCCAAACATCACAGGCTTAGGGGCGATAAAGGTTGAAGAAACGGGCATTGTAAATTACCAACAAATTTGCACTAAAATTGCTGATTTATTTACCCAACTAGGCGGTGAAATCCTACTCTCACATCAAGTGGTAGATCTAGCAGAAGATAGTCAAAAAATCACGATCAGCACCCAGCATAAAACAATAGAAAGCCAATACCTTATCGCTTGTGGTGGCTTAATGGCTGACCGCTTATGCCGAATGTTACAGCTAGATATTGATTTTCAAATTATTCCTTACCGTGGCGAATACTACCAACTTGCAGCCCGGCATAACCAAATAATTAAACATCTCATTTATCCCATCCCCGACCCTGAACTGCCTTTTCTCGGGGTCCACCTGACTAAAATGATTGATGGTTCAGTCACTGTTGGGCCTAACGCAGTGCAAGGTTGGTCGAGAGAGGGCTACAACAAGGGTTCATTTAACCTTGCAGATACCCAAGAAATGTTAACATTTTCGGGTTTCTGGAAAGTGGCCAAACAGCACTTTCGTAGTGGACTAGCCGAAACTAAAGACTCTTTATTTAAATCGGGTTACTTACAACGGGTAAGAAAATATTGCCCTAGCTTAACCATTCATGACCTAAGCCCCTATCCTGCGGGGATTAGAGCGCAAGCCGTATTGAATGACGGCAGTTTAGTGCATGACTTTTTGTTTGCACAAAGCCCTCGTAGCCTCCATGTATGTAACGCGCCATCTCCAGCGGCCACGTCGGCATTTCCTATTGGCGCTTACATTTGCGACAAGATAGACACAAAAAACCACTAG